From a single Streptomyces sp. NBC_00237 genomic region:
- a CDS encoding M4 family metallopeptidase, with protein MSLALTGLPAPTAQAAASDPASTLVAGKGTATPQLVSGLAEPAPGSPANAARTFLAAHPDLYRIDPEQLTDLATERTPGGGHTVRFQQRVGGIPVRGAQYVVRLTGDGAGQRVESAGGKYFTGLTAPTTATAPAATLRDLARGSLTVPRARAGATVEDHGRVILPGGSGRLTQHFTVRGTDPATGARLAREVYVDAAAGTVALAHDTRPASGPRATAAAAAAGAVPATGTAPDILGRSTKVNIGRLPDGSYQLTDLTRPAAITTYDAAGRDYLDGIPAGSPPMSSPSPDFPATAGSSGATNAHLNAAAVYDFYRDRLGRDGLDGKNGPITSLVNTSEGGEPFSGAFLNGTTMVYGNGGPGKYPYSVALDVAGHEMTHAVIDHTADLVATGQPGAMNEALADYFGNAIEVTARGMSMDDPRAALLGESLCRTGTPQACATRRMDDRRTMKDHFLGASSDIDNGGVHLNSTIFSGALWDLRRALDPLTADRLVYRALTGYLTPLDDFVDGRNAVLAAARELKLTRAQLQSVATAFDTHGIRSGWERGLGLDSHMLLRDAASEEQPAVAGGRWVMRGRAAGKTSDALFTGSTTGTAAPTRLSPDDGRTHSWPATDGRSVAWLAIDYDAQGNREMEVLTRSLSGGPVRSLFRSARWITRVQVSGSDVAFQVSDESDRKRVRLSRNGAPAVELPLTEGHTTNGLTLKDGTLGWTESWTARSGEVDAPTVYSIATGKVTAQYVAGDPNGGSGSTTYSLLLVGKRLLWVQAPDDPKKGSSIRSGALNGSGATDVLPADSPFATAITGIAASDQAITFDTDAYEPAGGWSHATLPKFWQLPITGGTPQRLSCNRGSQQLAAADQGTRVLWLDSTAGRTDLVVRNRPAGSC; from the coding sequence ACCGAGCGCACCCCCGGCGGCGGACACACCGTCAGGTTTCAGCAGCGCGTTGGCGGAATACCGGTGCGCGGCGCACAGTATGTGGTGCGCCTCACCGGTGACGGCGCCGGGCAGCGGGTCGAGTCGGCGGGTGGCAAGTACTTCACCGGTCTCACCGCACCGACCACCGCGACCGCCCCGGCCGCGACGCTGCGCGACCTGGCGCGCGGTTCCCTGACGGTGCCGCGGGCCCGGGCCGGGGCCACGGTCGAGGACCACGGTCGGGTGATCCTGCCGGGTGGCTCCGGCCGACTGACCCAGCACTTCACCGTGCGCGGCACCGACCCGGCCACCGGTGCCCGGCTGGCCCGCGAGGTCTACGTGGACGCCGCCGCCGGTACGGTCGCCCTCGCCCACGACACCCGGCCCGCGTCCGGCCCGCGTGCCACCGCCGCTGCCGCTGCCGCCGGTGCCGTGCCCGCGACCGGTACCGCACCGGACATCCTCGGCCGCTCCACGAAGGTGAACATCGGCCGTCTCCCGGACGGGAGTTACCAACTCACCGACCTCACCCGCCCCGCCGCCATCACCACTTACGACGCGGCCGGCCGGGACTACCTGGACGGCATCCCGGCGGGAAGCCCACCGATGAGCTCCCCGAGCCCCGACTTCCCGGCCACCGCAGGCAGTAGCGGCGCCACCAACGCCCATCTCAACGCCGCCGCCGTGTACGACTTCTACCGCGACCGGCTGGGCCGAGACGGGCTGGACGGCAAGAACGGCCCGATCACCTCGCTGGTCAACACGTCCGAAGGCGGCGAACCCTTCTCCGGGGCCTTCCTGAACGGAACGACGATGGTCTACGGCAACGGAGGCCCCGGCAAGTATCCGTACTCCGTCGCCCTCGACGTGGCCGGCCACGAGATGACCCATGCCGTCATCGACCACACCGCTGACCTGGTCGCCACCGGTCAGCCCGGCGCGATGAACGAGGCCCTGGCCGACTACTTCGGCAACGCCATCGAAGTCACCGCCCGGGGAATGTCGATGGACGATCCGCGAGCCGCACTGCTGGGCGAGAGCCTGTGCCGTACCGGCACCCCGCAGGCATGCGCGACGCGCCGCATGGACGACCGCCGCACCATGAAGGACCACTTCCTCGGCGCTTCGAGCGACATCGACAACGGCGGGGTGCACCTGAACTCGACCATATTCAGCGGTGCGCTGTGGGACCTCCGGCGCGCCCTGGACCCGCTCACCGCCGATCGGCTCGTCTACCGGGCGCTCACCGGCTACCTCACCCCGCTGGACGACTTCGTGGACGGACGCAACGCGGTGCTCGCCGCCGCCCGGGAACTGAAGCTCACCCGCGCCCAGCTCCAGTCGGTGGCGACGGCCTTCGACACGCACGGCATTCGCTCCGGATGGGAGCGCGGGCTCGGCCTGGACAGCCACATGCTGCTGCGTGACGCCGCCTCCGAGGAGCAGCCGGCCGTGGCGGGCGGCCGCTGGGTGATGAGGGGCAGAGCCGCAGGTAAAACCTCGGACGCCCTGTTCACCGGCTCCACCACCGGCACCGCCGCGCCCACCAGGCTCAGCCCGGACGACGGACGGACGCACAGCTGGCCGGCCACCGACGGCAGGTCCGTCGCATGGCTGGCGATCGACTACGACGCCCAGGGCAACCGGGAGATGGAGGTGCTGACCCGTTCACTGTCCGGCGGCCCGGTCCGCAGTCTGTTCCGCTCCGCACGGTGGATCACCAGAGTCCAGGTGTCCGGATCCGACGTCGCCTTCCAGGTGTCCGACGAGAGCGACCGTAAGCGGGTGCGCCTCTCCCGCAACGGCGCACCGGCCGTGGAACTCCCGCTCACCGAAGGACACACCACGAACGGCCTGACCCTCAAGGACGGGACGCTCGGCTGGACCGAGTCCTGGACGGCCCGGTCCGGCGAGGTCGACGCACCGACCGTCTACTCCATCGCCACCGGCAAGGTCACCGCCCAGTACGTGGCGGGCGACCCGAACGGCGGCAGCGGGAGCACCACGTACTCCCTGCTGCTCGTGGGGAAGCGGCTCCTCTGGGTGCAGGCGCCCGATGATCCGAAGAAGGGCAGCTCGATCCGCTCGGGTGCGCTGAACGGCTCCGGGGCGACCGACGTCCTGCCCGCGGACTCGCCGTTCGCCACCGCCATCACCGGCATCGCCGCCTCCGACCAGGCGATCACCTTCGACACCGATGCCTACGAGCCCGCCGGCGGCTGGTCCCACGCCACGTTGCCCAAGTTCTGGCAGCTCCCGATCACCGGTGGCACCCCTCAGCGGCTCTCCTGCAACCGAGGCAGCCAGCAGCTGGCCGCCGCCGACCAAGGCACCCGGGTGCTCTGGCTCGACTCCACCGCCGGCCGCACCGACCTGGTCGTCCGCAACCGCCCGGCCGGCAGCTGCTGA